A window of Dermacentor andersoni chromosome 4, qqDerAnde1_hic_scaffold, whole genome shotgun sequence genomic DNA:
GTTCCTTGTTCTCACTCATGGTCTGTTAGCTTTATGTGTTCGAACACATGAAGCTAACAGACCATGAGAACTTTGGAacttcataatatatatatatatatatatatatatatatatatatatatatatatatatatatatatatatatatatatatatatacagtattaCGATATcctcgagcgatgctcaagggacgagccgccgcgagaacgacgacgatgtGGGTCAGCGCctttggcgcgagcgaatgtcggcctggtgctctggctccagtccagtgtacaTAGCCTGTGAATAGCCTcgttcgtctgtgtctttctacacgtaacattctggtggaggtgctgggtagccgcgtgatgtggtgtgtgatacggcggctcttggcttgtccaaggcgacggcattctttaatgatggcgtcgattgtcgagacggttccgaaaacaagcaaattgaaagcgtcgtcggcgatgccttttagaacatgtgacactttatctgattcagacatagcatcgtcagctttgcggcatagagccaagacgtcgaagatgtataaacgtacggctctgtagatgactgaacacgagacgcaagagcgtTTCTCgtggcaaccttgcggccaatggggtcgccgaacagttcccgtagtttttctttgaaagtgtcccaactgcttatctcCTCGTCATGAGTCTGGTatcacacgcgtggggtgccgccaagataaaagatgacagtGGCGAGCATAATgcttgggtcccacctgttattagcgctggcatgttcatatagcttgatccattcgtcaacgtcctgtccctccaggccgccagagaacacaccagggtcgcgacgtagggcaaccgtgatgattggagcagtcggagcagccgaagccgttgcagaggcggtctcatcaccgggaggcatggtgacaagctcgatgtaccgaccactccggagttccgtggcgaggatggggatcgctgacctccactaaaatgttacgtgtagaaagacacagacgaaagaggctatatatatatatctatatatatactgGAATGTCTAAATTTCCTTCATACGTTAATCAATAATTACTTGACTTTTTCCAAACCTTCATTTACgagtcaccatgctctaaatatctcaacctttttcgcccgcactgattcctttaaacacagtttttttccaTCAACACTTGAAGCATGGAGttcattaccgggcaacatccATTCACTACCACTGAAGGAATTGACGTAAGCTTGCCTATAAATGCTTTACGTTTGTTGTTCCTcacactcctgcaatagcctcattgaggctgcagtatgtataaataaataaaatagataaaTATATGTACAGTGCTATCGACTGTAATACTATTGGTACTCTTTTAATGTGATTAGTATTCTTAGGTTACTCCGCTCACTATttgggggctatctatctatctatctatctgtctgtctgtctgtctgtctgtctgtctgtctgtctgtctgtctgtctgtctgtctgtctgtctgtctgtctgtctgtctgtctgtctgtctgtctgtctgtctgtctgtctgtctgtctgtctgtctgtctgtctgtctgtctgtctgtctgtctgtctgtctgtctgtctgtctgtctgtctgtctgtctgtctgtctgtctgtctgtctgtctgtctgtctgtctgtctgtctgtctgtctgtctgtctgtctgtctgtctgtctgtctgtctgtctgtctgtctgtctgtctgtctgtctgtctgtctgtctgtctgtctgtctgtctgtctgtctgtctgtctgtctgtctgtctgtctgtctgtctgtctgtctgtctgtctgtctgtctgtctgtctgtctgtctgtctgtctgtctgtctgtctgtctgtctgtctgtctgtctgtctgtctgtctgtctgtctgtctgtctgtctgtctgtctgtctgtctgtctgtctgtctgtctgtctgtctgtctgtctgtctgtctgtctgtctgtctgtctgtctgtctgtctgtctgtctgtctgtctgtctgtctgtctgtctgtctgtctgtctgtctgtctgtctgtctgtctgtctgtctgtctgtctgtctgtctgtctgtctgtctgtctgtctgtctgtctgtctgtctgtctgtctgtctgtctgtctgtctgtctgtctgtctgtctgtctgtctgtctgtctgtctgtctgtctgtctgtctgtctgtctgtctgtctgtctgtctgtctgtctgtctgtctgtctgtctgtctgtctgtctgtctgtctgtctgtctgtctgtctgtctgtctgtctgtctgtctgtctgtctgtctgtctgtctgtctgtctgtctgtctgtctgtctgtctgtctgtctgtctgtctgtctgtctgtctgtctgtctgtctgtctgtctgtctgtctgtctgtctgtctgtctgtctgtctgtctgtctgtctgtctgtctgtctgtctgtctgtctgtctgtctgtctgtctgtctgtctgtctgtctgtctgtctgtctgtctgtctgtctgtctgtctgtctgtctgtctgtctgtctgtctgtctgtctgtctgtctgtctgtctgtctgtctgtctgtctgtctgtctgtctgtctgtctgtctgtctgtctgtctgtctgtctgtctgtctgtctgtctgtctgtctgtctgtctgtctgtctgtctgtctgtctgtctgtctgtctgtctgtctgtctgtctgtctctagcTGTTTttctgccaacttgggtcactgtaaAGTCCATGGTATAATGGGTAAATCATCGGGCTGCCGTGCTGAGGGAAACTGGGTTCGACACCAACCGCCGAAACCTTTCTGCGCACCGCTATATGAGAGTGGGAAAGTGCCGCTCATCTATTAACCCGTCTCACGTCAACTCGTGGTATTGGGTGTGGGTGCCAGTGCTTATGTGCCGCTCTTGCATGAACCTCCTCGACGCCAACTAGGCTCACTGCgtttgcgccgctcttcaatgactcTTCCCGATGCCAACTTGCATGCGCGAGTGGGCATCTGCCACTGAGCGTGTGCTGGTCGTCAATGGCGATCAAATAATTTAACATCTATCTAGTGCTTGGGCGCAGTCGAACTCGCGTCACGTAGACGCAGACAAACTTCTCCGAGTGCATATTGACGGAAGCGCCGCTCGTGGTCCTCGTTGTGGCAGCGCCGAAGCACTTAGCGCGTCCagagggagagagcgagagaggatCCAGACTGCATACCCGCCTCATATGTGACGCACCTCTGCGGTGGCAATACGCTGGGTCGCTACTGTGATACATTGCCAATCGCGCGCATTACCGTGGACACATTTATAGCGAGATGGGTTCTGTCGCAATCCTTTTTTTGCGTTGTCAATCGTTTCAGAAAAAAAGATAGGCACTAGCGATAGTCAATTTAGGAATAGTTTTGCGTCACTTCAGTGCAGTGCCAATACGTCAAGCGGCTGCACTCGCTTTAATACAACCAAGGCAACATACCCACTGTGATCTAATAATGCGAACGCTTCAGTACATCTAAGGCCACATACCGCCTGTGACACCTTCGTTCATCCATTCTGGGCAATTAGAGAAGAATTGACACATACCAGTATCAAACACATACTGCCGAAGCTGAAGTTGTTTTTCTGGGCACGTAGCCAGTGGCATATGCAAAGTTTCCGAACTTGTGTAATAGACCCGACAGCACATCGTCCACCCATTCAAAGTGGCTCAAGCTGCTCAACAAGGCTACCGATTTAAAGGGATACGGAACAACAGCTTTGCGCCGACATTTTAAGACCAAATGAAAGCTTGAGGGCTGAAATTGGTTGACACAATCTTGTTGTCAGGAAGAAACTACAGGAAAATAATAAATTTAATGCATCATTCGCATAATGCCCTCTGTAGCGGCCGTGCCGTGTGCTAGAGCATGTGACGTTTCTGTGACGTCTGTGCCGGGTGCCGGAGCCATCGCCCGCGTCTCTCCACCGGCATGGACGGGAGCGAAGAAGTCTCAACTGCGCAGTTGCTCACGGCCGCATTCTTGTTTTCCCCAGCGGAGCTTGTGCCCAAGTCTTCAATACCAACGTTCGCGTTCTATGCTGTTTTGTGATGTGGTCAATGGCACAATGCAGAAGAATGTCTATATGCTGCTGCGTGCAAGAGCGTGAGAAAAGCATCATCAGGCGAGACTATCTGTGTCTGCCTTACCGggagaattaattaattaaattaaattatgggattttacgtgccaaaacaacttcctgattatgagcacgccgtagtgggggactccggaaatttcgaccacctcggggttctttaacgtgcacctgaatctaagtacgcgggtgtgttcgcatttcgcccccatcgaaatgcggccgccgtggccgggattcgatcccgcgacctcatgctcagcagtccaacaccatagccactgagcaaccacggcaggttccTGGAGAATCAAAGCTTCGAATGATATGGATTCGCGCTGCGCGCCAATCACAGCCACCATGAGTTCAAAGAGGAAAGCGTGCCGACATATATCTGGCAAGTGCCTGCTGCCCACCTCTGTTCCTGCCATAGAGTTTCGTGctataattactagagggaactctggcactggtGTCCACGGGAGCTGCAGTGGgagcggttcagccagcatgggaattatgggaagtacatggatctGCCCAAccctcgtccttctggcttcgaacggcttcgtgactttgtaaactcgtcattttcaacgaaGTATATTGCGTGATCAATAATTAAACAAACATTATCAAAGTTGTCCAGCAACAAGATTCGAGCACACGACTTATAGCACAGAGGCCTGAGATTGAAACCGTTACGCCAATGACGCAAACATCGACAAGCGAcataaaacgcccttatgaatttatcgcggacTAGCCAATGTTTTAAGATGGTTGGCtcgtttcgatttggccgcctCGACAAGCTGAATTATTACAATTAGTAGTGTTTGCGCTTGtttgcagcgtcttctgcacttcaaaagtatagattgctcttaAATTTACGACAACGAAGCGATAAAAAGCGTCATAAACAAAGCAAAGGTGGTTGACCGATTGTAGCGCCAGAGCTACGTtatggcggcggctgctgctgctgctgctgctgcagccgccgccgccgtcgccaccAGCTTTGTCACGTGTTCCGAGTCGACTTTCGAtgcttccttcatttcttttttcatatttttgttcAGTATCCCTTTAAAGCCTGCGAAGTGCTGGAGTAGGTCTGCTTTGAAATTATGCTCTTACAGCGCTACATTTTTAACACAACCCAGGCGCAACACTGAAATAAGGAATTAGATATTAAGACCCTTTACCAGTTGCATAATACCAAGATAGTCGCCGAGATAGAAAAGTGATAAACCCCAACAGCGTCCGCAACCCTCTTATCTTCTCttaacagcgtttttttttttttaaattcttgctCCAAGGATCAAAACACACTGTCAGTTCGCTGTTGAGCCCGATGGAAGTGCATGAAAGCCGAGACTCGATATGCTGACAGCTCGTTCCGTATGAGGACCACACAACAGCTCTGGCAAAGACGGTGACATCAGCATCGCTTAGTTTTCCGCCGCCTTGCGCAGTGCAGGAGCCGAGACGCTGACGCTGTGGCTGGTTCCGATTTCTCCTAAGACGGCCACTCGACGAGGAGTGTCCGAACAGCGTCCGCTAAGCAAGTAAATAAGTCTGTCCACAGGAGTGCACGCGCACTCGCCTATAGTTTTCGCTGTCagctattttccttttttttcgcgtgGGACGGTTCTAGCGACTTACGGGGACATTGTGGCTATCTGGCTCGGTTATGAAAAAGCGTTAGTACGCATATTGTGGCTTATCATATCCCGGCTTGCCACAGCTACAAAAGTTAAAGGAGAGGCTCCTTTATATAGAGCACGCGCTGTTTCGCGACTCCACTCTAGTCTTCCCACTCTGGTTCTGCGGCACCCTCATCGGAACTCTGCCAACATGAAGGTTGTTCTTGCCCTCGCCGTTGTCGCACTCGTCGGCTTCGTCAGCGCCGACCCACCGTTTTCCCTGTGCGGTGAGTGAAGACTTCCATTGTAGTGATTCCGTAAACCTACAGGGTGTACTGCTTTGATGCGTAAGACTGCATCATGATGGATGAAGAAAACAAATAACAATAGGTGGCTCTTATTGTAGAGGTAAATAAAATTAGGCCAACCCACAGCGGTAACCCAGTACCTTCACGTTGCGCTGTTGAGCTGGAGGTCGCTGGTTCGGCCGCGGGCACCCcggcggcatttcgatgagaGCGAAGTGCAGAAATattcgtgtacttagacttaggtccACGGTTATGCACTCttgttggtcaaaattattccagagtgcCCCTTAGTGCGGCATGACGCGTAATCAAATCAAATGATATGGTATCGCCACGTTTATCCCCAAAATTTATTTTAATGTAAAAATAAAATACTGTCTCTTCTAATTTGACACAGCCATAACGGCAAGAAAAGGTTGTAAAAATACCACGCTGCGTTCTCAATAACAGTTTCTCGAATTGCCTGAGATACGTAAATAAGCTAAGCCACATTCAGAAAACGCTTCCACGGCTAGCCTCTGTGGACGCGGGTGACTTTTCTATAGGCAACGAAACCGGCTGTGCTTAAGAGAATCGCTGACGATGTGCTTACAACGTGGTTCGGTGCCGTTGAATAACGTACCACCCGCCCGCCAACTGAACCAGTGATATATTGCGTCCGGCGAATCTGCCTTTAGAGGCTCCCAGAGTATTGCTCTCTACTGCGACACACTTAATTCCTGCTCCCCCGTCAGAAATTAGCAACTTCAGACCAGCACAAACGCATTTTTTATTTTATGATGATAAACGTCAACGCAACCATAAACAAAACTTGTAGCTACGCCCTTGCATCCGACACCTTGGAAGAGCTGTAATCTGGGCTCAGTGCATGCAACAGTTTTGATTCCCGCTCAGGGCGGATGCGTTCCGTTGGGACGAAAAGCAATAGCACTCTTGTACCGTGTTTTACGTGCCTGTTAAagaggtggtaaaaattaatcagGAGCCATGCTCTACGGCGTCACTCTAACCCGTTGCGCAGATTCGGGGACTTTAAATCATAAGATTGCAGTGTTCCATACATGGAAAGACGTAGAACATATTACAAAAATCTTAATTTGGAGCTGGCATAAGCACACGAACTTGGTATACAAGAAGATATAGCATGTTCAAGCGTACATTTAGCAAATTCGGTGGAATAATAGATCAATTATTGTTTGCACGCACTGAACTAAAAAAATATAAGATGGGTAGTATCTGGCATCTGTGCATGCGCTATGTCTTTCCCAAAATAATGGGAACGGACTACTCAATGGAAGCTCTGTGCAGTCATAATACTAAAGCAGACGCTGCATATTAACGTGTCTCACTTTTCTTTCAGGGGCGACAACCGAGCAAAGGCACAACCTAGTAACCTGCGTGCGTGGCAATATCGACGAAGCAGTAAGTTGCGATAGCGGGTTGTTTCCTTATCATTGCTACGTGACGGCTACACCCTGCATTCGCTTAATTACTATGGGTGCCCAAGTCCCGCTCCTTTTAGACTTTACCAGACAATGCAGGCAGAACAAAGTCTTTTGCTTTACAAACCTTTTGTGAACGAAGTTGATAAACTTTTTTTACGAGAGATCTCACACACAAGGTTTAAACGATTTTTTCTCTCATTAAGGACATCTAGATGCAAAAGTCCGGCTAACCAAAGTAACGCACTTGGCGAAGATCCCTATCCAATTTATGAGATCCCCGTCGCCCGTTTATCAAAATTTATGAAATTTATCAATGTTtatgaaattttatcaaaatttATCAAAAAATTAAGAGGGCACTAGATAGCGCTAGTGAAGCACCTTACAAGCTTTGTCCAGCAATACTATACGTGGACCAAAGTGGAGCTGTGGTGAAGTTCGTTTCCGGGTGCGGTACGAGGGGCTGAAGTCAGCGCGGTAGGAAAGCGTTATTTCACAGCCAAGCTTTTATGATACTATTACTACGCTGATGGCGGCTTCTTGTAGTCTTGTAGTTTAGGCCCGGTTTCACTTCTGGACTTCGGACTTCGGACGCTTTCATTGCCTCTCCcctcgactttcccactgctgcttctgctgctgtctGACACCACGTCGGGggatggttcagagcgtgtgaCAACACGAACATGAGAGGAGCGAGTCAgggaggaaaggcgacgcgagaagctCGTTTGGGCCCCACCGCGTCGAATATGTACaatgccttctggagctccctgagcgtagccacattagcctcttgacagctgtaattatccgggAATCTCTAACAAACATTGCAGAAACTCCGgtacttccctttctactaacgtgcgagtccagaggggacgtacaTAAAACTGTAGAgtggagggaggagaagaggcagttcccgtaAAAGGGGCGGAGGGGCGGATAGgaaaaaggtgacgtgagaaggcaaggaaaccctgcTACTACACGACAGAGAGTGCGGTGAAACTGGAGAAGTTTAATTTCAAGGAACGGTACAGTACGTTCCTActacttctgaaaaataaacaccctgcAAATGTGTCAAgagacaacttacgcagggcgagCAGAAGCAGAGCCTTAAAGAGAATTAAAGCCGAACGCAGGGTCCAGGCtacactacggaagtggtcgcACGTCTAGTCAACATTTCTGTGCCCGCCGAGGCAGCTTTGCGGCTATATCATTGCTCCAGGTCCTGGATTTCATGCAGACAGCGGCAGTCACATTTAGACGGGGGTTGAAATGGAAAATCCACGTGCACTTAGGTTTTCTGACATTTTAAAttacatcacggtatcgaaattAGTCGGGAGTccaccactatggcatgcctcataattcgattCTGGTTtaggcacgtacagccccatattCCAATTCAGGTGGAATACTTCTGCCACGaggcgatgtgccatgtgaggcactGACAATGCTGAACCCTcgcagaggttataaaatatggcgcaagACAACGCCTCAAACAAGCACCTCTCTCTGTGTGTTCGGTGTACTACGCAGAGAAACAGcactggtgcacgcaaggtaacatttaacatcaactcaccattctcggactggactaaacgttgaagaaattacacattcaccGTAaatatcaccgctaattatcgtcaatcaaagcaccCAGTTCAGTAAGctttgcttatatcgattcccacagtgcgtgggatctgcgtaATTTTTTAGCACTGGCACTTCACAGGCTATTCACAGGCTTAAAAATCACCGGTTTGATACAATTATGTCCGGCCGTGAACAAAGGAACATCACAGTCATTAACCATTGCATGTACCGATGTGGTTATCTCAACAGTTTCGTCTGTCTTGCAGGCGCTGTGCCCACTCCAAGACCTACGCGGTGGGAAAGTCGCATTCCTAGTTGTATAGCTGTGTAGATGTGTTAACACTGGCTGTAAAGCAAGCGATGAAAAAGTGCTTTTAAGAAAATTAGTGGGCCGAATATTCATAAAAGATGTAATACAGCGCGCTCAACGCTATGATGCTTCTTGCAATAACTGCTCTCCGTGCTCTATTTATTCCCTAGACTTCTCAGAAGCTCACAGAGGTGAAGGAGCGCCTTCATTGTGAGGACTTGGACTGCGTCTTCAATAAGATTTGTGAACGCAGCCATGAGACTCGCGTAAGTATGGCTCGACCGCGCACACTAAGCCGCCCCTGCATGTTCCAGCTAAACATTTTTCAATGTGTTACGAGGAGCATACAAGTTCTTGCGAAATGGGAGGTCCGAGCAGCCATGGAGGATCCAGGGCTGGAGTCTTGAACTTCACATATATTAATTTACATGTCCGAGATCAGCAGAGAAAAGCCAGCGGTAGCGTCGTGCTTCTCACCTAAAAGAAGTGTCTACCATTTTTTCAGGACCTTCAGCTTTGTAGCGCAGTAGACAGCGTACAATTTGAAGTGTCTAAATATGCACTAGTTTCTGTGTGAAAGCCAGTAGAAATCTTTAAATCAGGATTTCCTATCGGCGTAGTCTCTTGTTAAAACTGTGTACGGACGCCCACAAGCTCATTATATGCAAGTCTCGAGATTTACGCTCTGAAACGACGGTCTGGTATGGTTTCTGTACAGTCATTGGCATTAGCTTCCCGCTTGTTACGTTTCCGTGCGCAATTGCTGCGAACGAAAACGGTGAGAGAGCACTACAAACACGGCATCGCCCCCCGTTCTAGGCACCTATTTACGTTGATCACTGCCTGCCACTGCTTATTCGCGGAGAACGACTTGCTCACGAGGTGCAAGACGCAATGTATGACCACTGCAATACTGCCCGCCGAGGCTTCCAATATACGAGAACCGTCGCCACTGCATGTAGAGTGCCCGTGACGCACTAGACGTTGCACGCATTGTCAAGCGCAAACGTTGCCCAATAGTTCAGTTGGTCGTGCGTCCGTCTTGTGACTCCGTATTTTCGAGATGACGATGAATGACGATGATTAACAAAGTTTTGGAACAACGTTATCTGTAAGCTAATATTGTATCGTTGCCTAACAGTTAGCTTTGTCCACCTGTATAATATATTGTCATAAATGTTATAGTGATATCAGTTCTTCCTGCTAATAATTGTTTCGTTTTACTCTACCATACCACATGTGTGCTATTATACGCATTTTCTTATTCTGTATTCCCATCACTCGGTCCTCCGTAACTTGCCTGtgatgttaaaataaaaaaattagccAATACATAAATTAGCACAGGCTAAAAGTTGGACAACAGAACATAGCGAAGCAATTGAGTGCCGGGTCGGATGTGTTatgcaggctaggtgactatacATAATTAATGTCAGTTTGCGTTGCTTGATACACAGAGTATGGGGAAATAGTGCAAATATCATGTTATGTCCAAGAAGCAATAACTACGATGTCGACCACGTTTTCATACTGCTGTTTTGATGCGACACACATATAAATCATTTATATTTTATTTCCAGCAAGCACAGTCGAACGCCTTCCTCTCGGTAAGTGGGCACTATTTTGGCAATTTAGTTATTTTTTCTTGTAAAGTAAAAAAGTTAGCTAAACTCTATTGTTTGACAGACGCTTACCGCCATTCTGAGACGGCAGATGAAAATGGAAGATAGAAATACTGTGGCCGGTACGGCCTATGACCTTCTTGATTCTTTGTCAgcgtgaaaaataaataaatgaaatgatacTTCGTAATATTATCAGTAAAATTTATACAGAGGTATTTAGACCGACAGCCTAATTCAGTAATGAATGTTAGAATACAAAAAATGACTAGCGATACAGCACAAATCGCTTCTAATGATAAGTACTAGTTACTAGTAAAAGAACAAGTAAATTCAAGAGCACCCAATGAATACCACACTAGCTCTATTTTTTCATGAATAATTTAGGATAACAAACAATGAAGTAGCGAGATGTGATACTCCGCTATGCCCATGGAGAGCCCGGTTCTCCAAGACTCACATCAGGTTCTCTAAGACTCCCATATCCTGTTACCTCATTTTCTCATTGTTGTCTAATCCACCAAATCTAATTAACTACACTTGGGAAATAATCAAACTTAGTGAGTTAAGTGAGAAATATCAAAAGGCGCCGATCTAATGTGCCTGGAATTAATATGTATGCATTATCTTTTTTCCTTCCAGGACGACGTCAAGGCCCGGGTTCGTGCTGCTCTGACGACGTGCCAGCCAAGCCACTGATACTCCTCTTCAATAATTGATCGCTATGGCACATCGCGATAAACATTAAAACCATGTATCCGTAGTAAACATTTACTGCATGTGTCAGATCCATTTCTAAACATGTTCTTGCCTAATGAATACAGATAAATGGGAAAGTAGGCTACATTGTAGCCGGCTATAGATGCAGGTAAAAAATTGGAGTTCCCACTTTCTCGGCGAAACCCACGTACATACGACCGACACGCAAACTACTATATcttttaaaaacaa
This region includes:
- the LOC126530570 gene encoding uncharacterized protein; amino-acid sequence: MKVVLALAVVALVGFVSADPPFSLCGATTEQRHNLVTCVRGNIDEATSQKLTEVKERLHCEDLDCVFNKICERSHETRQAQSNAFLSDDVKARVRAALTTCQPSH